The Microcaecilia unicolor chromosome 13, aMicUni1.1, whole genome shotgun sequence genome has a window encoding:
- the EVI2A gene encoding protein EVI2A — protein MKRKLMKTYCQHLIFLIRIIFLLFIQVQANYTDYSSTSNLSQWNSSRTNATNKNWNTTEANRKLSTTLVYASGTPQQRDFSGNKPLPTSEIKRTVIFQLLSTEHKHSVSTLTANVTPSAQTSMITSKGNIACAENNSKQQSNKSSTVTCVIIIGVLVLICTALLISTVVLANQVSNLKKSAQSKRQARSNRDFLITTNSVWPLGLDLMQKRSQPLTEVSLTMENLPSDVQAETKDEAEKSNRSEEMSKGNHNLFKDEIPLDNQNRSLPTTSFLIEI, from the coding sequence ATGAAGAGGAAATTGATGAAGACATATTGTCAGCACCTCATATTTCTAATTAGGATCATATTTTTGCTGTTCATTCAAGTGCAAGCAAATTACACCGATTATTCTTCGACTTCAAATCTCAGCCAGTGGAACTCCAGTAGAACAAATGCAACCAATAAAAACTGGAATACCACTGAAGCCAACAGAAAACTCAGTACTACTTTAGTGTATGCATCAGGAACACCACAACAAAGAGATTTCTCAGGAAACAAACCTTTGCCAACTTCAGAAATAAAAAGAACAGTTATCTTCCAGCTGTTATCAACTGAACACAAACATTCCGTATCAACCTTAACAGCAAATGTAACTCCCAGTGCTCAAACGTCAATGATTACAAGTAAGGGCAATATCGCATGTGCAGAAAATAACAGCAAACAACAAAGCAACAAAAGCAGCACAGTGACCTGTGTGATTATCATAGGAGTGCTTGTTCTTATTTGTACAGCTCTACTGATATCAACCGTAGTTCTGGCAAACCAAGTCTCAAACCTAAAAAAATCTGCACAAAGCAAGCGCCAAGCTAGAAGTAATAGGGATTTTCTGATTACCACAAATAGTGTATGGCCACTTGGGTTAGATTTAATGCAGAAAAGATCACAACCACTGACAGAGGTCAGCTTGACGATGGAAAATTTGCCATCTGACGTACAAGCAGAAACTAAGGATGAAGCTGAGAAATCTAACAGATCAGAAGAGATGAGTAAGGGCAACCATAATTTGTTCAAAGATGAAATACCATTAGACAATCAAAACAGAAGTTTGCCTACTACTAGTTTTCTAATAGAAATCTAA